The following are from one region of the Vulpes vulpes isolate BD-2025 chromosome 14, VulVul3, whole genome shotgun sequence genome:
- the TMEM161B gene encoding transmembrane protein 161B isoform X3, which yields MKPTQEMNISLVWCLLVLSFAVKVLFSLTTHYFKVEDGGERSVCVTFGFFFFVKAMAVLIVTENYLEFGLETGFTNFSDSAMQFLEKQGLESQGPVSKLTFKFFLAIFCSLIGAFLTFPGLRLAQMHLDALNLATEKITQTLLHINFLAPLFMVLLWVKPITKDYIMNPPLGKESVPLMTEATFDTLRLWLIILLCALRLAMMRSHLQAYLNLAQKCVDQMKKEAGRISTVELQKMVARVFYYLCVIALQYVAPLVMLLHTTLLLKTLGNHSWGIYPESSSTLPVDNTLPSNSVSSELPSADGKMKVTVTQITVALGSLKNIFTPLLFRGLLSFLTWWIAACLFSTSLFGLFYHQYLTVA from the exons CAAAGTTCTATTTTCATTAACTACACACTATTTTAAAGTAGAAGATGGTGGTGAAAGATCAGTCTGTGTtacctttggattttttttctttgtgaaagcAATGGCAGTCTTGATTGTGACAGAAAACTATCTGGAATTTGGACTTGAAACAG gtTTTACAAATTTTTCAGATAGTGCGATGCAGTTTCTTGAAAAGCAAGGTTTAGAATctca ggGTCCTGTTTCAAAACTTACTTTCAAATTTTTCCTGGCTATTTTCTGTTCACTCATTGGGGCTTTTTTGACATTTCCTGGATTACGACTGGCTCAAATGCATCTGGATGCCCTGAATTTGGCAACAGAAAAAATTACACA AACATTACTTCATATCAACTTCTTGGCTCCTTTATTTATGGTTCTGCTGTGGGTAAAACCAATCACCAAAGACTACATTATGAACCCACCATTGGGTAAAGAAAGTGTACCTTT AATGACAGAAGCGACATTCGATACTCTGCGTCTCTGGTTAATAATCCTGCTGTGTGCTTTGCGGTTGGCCATGATGCGCAGTCACCTACAAGCTTACTTAAACTTAGCCCAGAAATGTGTGgatcaaatgaagaaagaagcagGGCGAATAAGTACAGTTGAGCTACAGAAAATG GTGGCTCGAGTCTTTTATTACCTTTGTGTCATTGCCCTGCAGTATGTGGCACCTCTGGTAATGCTGCTTCACACAACTCTGCTTTTGAAAACTCTAG GTAATCATTCCTGGGGGATTTATCCAGAATCTAGCTCTACCTTGCCAGTGGATAATACTCTACCTTCCAATTCTGTTTCCTCTGAATTACCATCTGCTGATGGGAAGATGAAGGTAACTGTTACACAAATAACAGTGGCACTGGgcagcttaaaaaatattttcactccTCTGCTTTTTCGAGGACTTCTGTCTTTTCTGACCTGGTGGATTGCTGCTTGTCTCTTTTCTACAAGCCTTTTTGGGCTTTTCTATCACCAGTATCTGACTGTGGCATGA
- the TMEM161B gene encoding transmembrane protein 161B isoform X4 has protein sequence MAVLIVTENYLEFGLETGFTNFSDSAMQFLEKQGLESQGPVSKLTFKFFLAIFCSLIGAFLTFPGLRLAQMHLDALNLATEKITQTLLHINFLAPLFMVLLWVKPITKDYIMNPPLGKESVPLMTEATFDTLRLWLIILLCALRLAMMRSHLQAYLNLAQKCVDQMKKEAGRISTVELQKMVARVFYYLCVIALQYVAPLVMLLHTTLLLKTLGNHSWGIYPESSSTLPVDNTLPSNSVSSELPSADGKMKVTVTQITVALGSLKNIFTPLLFRGLLSFLTWWIAACLFSTSLFGLFYHQYLTVA, from the exons ATGGCAGTCTTGATTGTGACAGAAAACTATCTGGAATTTGGACTTGAAACAG gtTTTACAAATTTTTCAGATAGTGCGATGCAGTTTCTTGAAAAGCAAGGTTTAGAATctca ggGTCCTGTTTCAAAACTTACTTTCAAATTTTTCCTGGCTATTTTCTGTTCACTCATTGGGGCTTTTTTGACATTTCCTGGATTACGACTGGCTCAAATGCATCTGGATGCCCTGAATTTGGCAACAGAAAAAATTACACA AACATTACTTCATATCAACTTCTTGGCTCCTTTATTTATGGTTCTGCTGTGGGTAAAACCAATCACCAAAGACTACATTATGAACCCACCATTGGGTAAAGAAAGTGTACCTTT AATGACAGAAGCGACATTCGATACTCTGCGTCTCTGGTTAATAATCCTGCTGTGTGCTTTGCGGTTGGCCATGATGCGCAGTCACCTACAAGCTTACTTAAACTTAGCCCAGAAATGTGTGgatcaaatgaagaaagaagcagGGCGAATAAGTACAGTTGAGCTACAGAAAATG GTGGCTCGAGTCTTTTATTACCTTTGTGTCATTGCCCTGCAGTATGTGGCACCTCTGGTAATGCTGCTTCACACAACTCTGCTTTTGAAAACTCTAG GTAATCATTCCTGGGGGATTTATCCAGAATCTAGCTCTACCTTGCCAGTGGATAATACTCTACCTTCCAATTCTGTTTCCTCTGAATTACCATCTGCTGATGGGAAGATGAAGGTAACTGTTACACAAATAACAGTGGCACTGGgcagcttaaaaaatattttcactccTCTGCTTTTTCGAGGACTTCTGTCTTTTCTGACCTGGTGGATTGCTGCTTGTCTCTTTTCTACAAGCCTTTTTGGGCTTTTCTATCACCAGTATCTGACTGTGGCATGA